The following is a genomic window from Oscarella lobularis chromosome 2, ooOscLobu1.1, whole genome shotgun sequence.
TTCCATCCAGAGTTAGCATCGAAATGACTGTGAGGAAGTCGAATACATCTTCCAACATGGAAACCCACTTTGATCATTCCAGAAGGAAGGTTCTCGCAGTGGCCTTCAATTTGAGTTACTCTCTCTGGATCGTCATTTGCTGGTGCTCCGTATATTATTCCTTCTACAGTTGCAGGCTTTCCGCATTCGTTTCCGTTAAAAGTAAAATACCAGCGGCTGCAACAAATACCAGAACCGCAAGCTGTACGAAGCGTTCCCTGATAGAGGACACGCATTGCCGTATAATGAGATTTTTTCATAAAGGTACACTCCTAGATGATAATGCTTATGATAATGTACGataataaaaattttagTTATACCTTGATAAGACCCACATCAAACATTGCGTTGCTATGCCACACGCAATGCTTCCAGTTGAGATTACCTGCAGGTCCAGGTGGTCCTACCTCTCCCTTAGAACCACGATCTCCTTTCTGGCCCGTTTGTCCGTCACGTCCATCTCTTCCAGGCAGACCATGCTGTCCTGGCATGCCTGGTAATCCTGCAGCCAGTGACGGACACTGAGCAGAAACGAAAACCTCACGTGATCCACCTCAGAAATGTACACGCAGTCTACCTTGCATTTATCTTTATCAGAATTCACTGCACTCGTAAGAGTGAGAGATAAACACGcaagaacagaaaacacgATGGGAAAGTTGACGCACAAATTTGTCATCATCATTGATCTGCACTAAGGTCGAGACTTGTTCTGAGTCGATAACCAAGGTGCCACTGGCTTATATATTGCTCAAGCAATCGCTATAAACCCCGACTTTCCTGACATTATTTTGATAGAAAACGGAAATCACGGATCCAAAATAATCGCCTAAAAGCCGGATTTTCTTCCTTATCTACTCAACCGCTCAAACAGTTCTGGTAGGACTCTCACTGGATTGGTATGACGCGGAAAGCTGGCGGCTCATGCACGCAATGACGTAAACTCCCGCTTTTTCCAAAAGAACGACATTCCATTGCTTATTGCAACAGAAGCAGACTGTAAGAGACGGATCGCCCGACATTCTGATTTCCCCGGAGGCGAACGCACGTGCACAAGCTTGGAACTAATTGCTACGTATTCACACACAGAAGCAAACACGCAGTTCTGACCGGCCGATCGCTATTGAGGGTGAGATAGTTCTTCAATGATAATTCTTGACATGGCATTCCCTCCGGAAAGGCATCATGTTGACTATTTGCAATCCTGACCTTTCCACAATCGAGTTCACACGAAATGCTTTTCAATTCTTTTGGTCGTTCGGATCACCTACACTAAATGCATTCACCGGCAAGAGGCCGCTGAGAGACCTCTTGGCCTCTACCACCCGTGCACTTTCTTCCCTCTCCCGCTGATTCAAATGATCATGCTCCGCTGAGCCGTCATCTGAACCAGCAGAAAGCGCGTCTTCATTAAAGCTGGAGAACAGTAGATCGCTACTACTAATCCGACTAGCAGAGCAGCGCGAAAGTTTTCGCGATGAACGGGGAAGACAACAAGCTCCGATACCCATTCTGGTCGCCGAATACAATCCTTTCAGCCAATTGCAAAGATTGACCGGCCTCACTgagacagaaaaaattgacgacgaagatctcGAAGACATCAGTGAGGAGTACCGCTTGTGCAAAGTAGGCAAGGGTGCTGACGTTTGACCACCTGGCAGgtcggaagacgaaggcAGAATATCGTCAAGAAAACTGTCGCCTAGTAAGCTATTAGTAAGAGACGTGTCATAATTCACCCTTGGAGTGCCTAAACTCAATGGCAGTGAATTCATCGGCGATCCAGTACAATGACTGTCCACTGATTTGTAAGGGTTGGTGCTGTCAGACGTCCAGCCGCAAACTCCTTGAGAGCTGTACAGCGTTAGGACGTCTATGTCATCGGATGAGACGATCAGATCAGCCCGATTTCTTACTGCATGCACGTACACGCGAAACCGCCTGTTCTCTTCAGCCGCTTCCGACGGCAGCAGCTCCTCGCTCTCCTCCGCCAGTGAAAAGAACTTATCCGCCTTTTCCAGCGTAGCCAAGCCCTCATTCCGACGTCCTTCCTTAAGGAGCTCTCGTCCTTCATAAACCAAATGCTTAGCAACAGTAACCGTTGCAAAAATCTGCAAAGGAATCGTCTCGCAAGACGGCTCGTCCTCCAAAAGATAGACGACTTCTTCAAGTTCGTTTCGAGCTGTCGCGCTAAGACGGCCAACACGGGCAGAAGCGCCTAACCGGCTTATGCCCACCAGGTACCAAAACGTTGCAAAGGACAGATGATCACATTGCAATGCCGAGGCCATTTTCAACGCTGACACATGATGGTTTAGTGCGTCGTCATACCTTTCCTGACAGAAGAAGCAATGACCTAGACGCGAAAGCAACGAGCAAGTGTCAGGATAGCTTCCACCGCACTTCCTTCCAAAGCGAACGTTGCAAAAGGCAAGAGCTTCAGAGAGACGAGCGACAGCCAGCTCGTATTCTCCAATGCTGACGTATGCATCCGCAAGAACGCGGAAGACGTCAACGTACTCCCGAGTCTCTTTCAGTGGAGTAGAATCGCCGCCCAATTCCAGTAAATTCAACAAACGTTTGATGGCAGCCTGGGACTCATTCTTCTCGACTTGCAGTCTTGCTTTCATTATTTCACTTTGAAAGTACCATCGTCTGTTACTGCCGCGAAGCGCTTGTTCTCCGCCTGGCCAAGCCGGTGTACTTGTATCTGCACCTTCCAAGTCATTCCCGTCCAGACAGGATTCGGCGAAGCGAAGGGAAAGCTTTCCTTTGTCAAGTTCATTGCGTCGTTTAGCAGCTGCGAATATGCAGCTGCTGAAAAAAGCTCTTCGTTCCGTCGGCGTGAAACATACTCGCAGCATTGACTTGTGATCGAGTGCAAGACGAATGTACAGCTTGTACACTTCGTCGTGCGCACTAGCTAATTCAACGAGGCTAAGCACACGTCTAATGTCCTTAATCATGCCGTGAAGAGTCTTGAGGGCCTTGCAAGGATCATGATCGTATTCCTTTTCGAGAATAGGAAACAGTTTTTTCAGCCAACGTTTGCAATACCTTTCCGTAGCGTCTGACAGGAATTTCTCGTTCGGCAGTTTTTTCTCACGCAAGAATTCTCGGAAAATTCTTAGAAGATAGAAGTGATCTCGTCTGTCAGCGTCTTGCACGATCAAGGAATAATTGTCCAAATAATCTATGACTTCTGTTCCGAACTTTTGCTTGTCATCTTTCATGCCAACGACGTACGCGCCGTCTGCTTTGCTAAACGACCCGTCAAACAGGGCCAAAGATGGAAGATAGGCCAGTTTGTCATCGGAAAGACTCTTAAAAAGCTTTTCAAAATGACAAATGGCTGCGTCGCAGCACGACTTCTCAAAGCAATCAAACGGACGTTCGAGCAGAGTATCGAAGCGCTCCTTCGTTGACTGACCGGCACCGAGAGGTATTTGTAATAAAAATCCGGGTAGACCTTGGCAAACGTCCTGCGCCAGCATTTCAGCTTCTGAATCACTAAACCGGtcacaaaaaaagaacttgAGCACCTTACATGCCGGCTCTACGGTTAATGGCTTTACGTCGACTTCCTGAACCCGTCCACGTCCCTTTAGACGTCGACCTAAGCGGTAGCACGACGTCACGATGAGAGTTAACTCTCGTTTACCAGCCTTCGTGATGGATGTCAGCAATTCAATAAACGGTCGCCCATTATTTGATTTGAGAGCCATGTCAGCATTGTCAATGACAATGCagagattatttattttctgcaCTCTCATCAGCAGTGACTTCTCTGGCGTTCTAGCATTCACAGAATGAAGATGGCCATATCTTAAATCAAGAGAATCTTGCAAGTGTTGGATGATCTCTTCCTTATTAGAACTGTGGCTAATGTCTACGTAGATGACTTCCCAAGGTGGACTGCGTTTCAAAACGTGATGGGCGGCAGTGATAGCAATGGCGCTTTTTCCAGCTGCTGGGGGACCAGAAATGCAGCACAGATGAAATTCGGAGGACACGCTAGCGAGGACCGAGCGCAATTCAACGTCACGACCCACTAAGCACGCGGGTTCACCAGGAAGTGATCCAACCGACGCACTGGTAAAAGGGCCGGTAGACTTCTTCAGAGAAGGAATAAATCCTACAACAAACAACGTgtcaaaaaatgcaaaaaaaagTCGATAAAGTTTACGTGATAGTTCGGCCATCACCATGTCTAAGGATTGCTGGCGGCTAAGACAGGAGCCTATTGTCAGCGACTTAAAATTGGCCAGAAGGGGGCTggattttttcatttccacGGCACTGATTTCTCCTTCGACGTACGTAGGAAGAAGTAGAAAATTCTCATCTTCGGACGCTTTGATAATGAGCGCCGATCCGACCGTGTTCTTGCGATCGCCGGCACGGGTGGAACCTCGCGAAACGAAGATGATGCCGTGCGTGCTTGCCTTGATTGCGTTGCTCGTCGCTTCGGTGACGCTTTCGCCCCAGAGGATCGACTTTTCCGACGAGAATACGCGAACGTCTGCCTTCTCCAAAGCGGCGCACAGCTCGTCGGCTAACTCCTTCGTATCTTCCGCGGAGCAGACGATAACGAAGGTATCTGCGATGTTAAAAGAAGGTTAGATGCGCAGGAAAACGAGACAGCGTCTATTCCGTCGGCCGCGTGCATGCGATGGGAGTGCGATAGCGCCAGGGGCCACCGTGTTTACTACTGTCTACGCCGAAGACCGGAATGTTCAGCCTAGGTCTACTGCGTGAACAGTTTGCCTTTCGTGACGCTCATCGCTGGCTTGCGTTGCAGCTCTGTTGTGAACGTGCTCCTCGATCGACGAAGTTCACCGGTGTCCCGGCTTTGGTGAGAGGGCGGACCGCGTCGTCTCCCACGGTCGATATCCCAGGGTCTAACTACAGTAGATAATCATTGATTAGATTCATGCTTCCTAAATTTTCTACAGATTGTTCACGAAAGCGTTGTACCATCTAGCCACTTCAAGTCAATATGAAATTGGTTGCTGTTGTATGTATCTATTCCTACAATTGGAGCCTGCTGTCATTTAGCAAATCAACTGGTAGGCAAAACAAAGTGCAACACAGAAATCACATCAAAGCGGATCAGGCGTCTCTAATGACTGTCTATCAGTATGTCTGAGGTGGAGGCAGCTCTTCAATGACAATTCTTGACATTGCATTCCATCCACTGTAAGCATCATGTTGAACGACGGAGTGTCGTACGCATTTGCCGACAAGAAAACGTACAGTGATTGCTCCGGCTTGAAGGCTTTCACAGTGACCTTCAATCTGAGTTACTCTGTGCGGATTGTCTTTTGCTGGTGATCCGTAAATTATGCCTTCAATGGTTGCAGGATTTCCACATTCGTTTCCATTGAAAGTGAAGTACCAGCGGTTGCAGCAATCACCAGAGCTGCAACGTGTTCTAAGAGTTCCCTGATATAGAACACGAATTGCTGTAGCAGGAGACTGTTTCACAAAGCTACACCCCTACATGATAATCCATCTATCCAATGCCATAATAGTATATAATATACTCATACCTTAATAAGACCTACGTCCAAATCTGACTCAGCAAACCAAACGCAGTGCTTCCAGTTATTAAGTTTGCCAGGTCCCGGTAATCCCACGTCTCCCTTTGCACCGCCATCTCCcttctcgcctttttcgccCGGCTTTCCATTGGTTCCGTCAATACCATCACGCCCATCCCTTCCAGGTAATCCGTGATGACCCGGTATGCCCGGTATTCCCGCACCACTACTGCACTGACACTGCTGACACTGAGACTCCTAGTAGGACAAGACGAGTAAAGAAAAAGGTCAGTTCTTCATACTTGACAATGCACCTTTTCATCGTCTGACTTCACCATAGCACTGATGAGGGTTGAAAGAAGGAGAACAGATAGAGAAATAATGAGACTGCCACGTGAAATCATGCTCCAGCCTCTTCACCAATGCCTGCTACTGCGGCTAGGTCTGAACTCAGGGCTTTTATATACCCCCCCCTTCCGGATATCAATGTGCGCCTAAGACACGGCTTTCCTGCATCTTTGCGGTTTTCCTTCATTCCAACTTGATGCATTTACCGTACGGTATAACTGTTATATTGTCCAAGAGAAATAAACCTATTTGAGtttactttaattaatcaagagGTATACTTTTGACATTacttattttatttatggtAGACAGGTAATCATGTACGGAACCCGGTAGATCGGCCAATACGCGTCGAGGGTTGTTCCGTcgtaaaataaattaatatcactatcactatcactatcactGGTGAGAAGGCGGACCGCACTAACTACAGTAAATTTTCGACAGGTTGTTCACGAAAGCGTTGTGCCATCTACCCACTGCAAAGGTCAACATGAAATCGGTTGCTGTGTATTCCTAAAATTGGAGCCTTCACTCTGCTGTCATTTAGCAAATCAACTGGTAGGCAAAACAAAGTACAACACAGAAATCACATCAAAGCAGATCAGGCATCTCTAATGACTCTCTATGTCTGAGGTGGAGGCAGCTCTTCAATGACAATTCTTGACATAGCATTCCATCCGCTGTAAGCATCATGTTGACCGACCGAGTTTGCCGACAAGAAACGTACAGTGATTGCTTCGGCTTGAAGGCCCTCACAGCGACCTTCAATCTGAGTTACTCTGTGCGGATTGAGCCGTCTAGACATCTAATGCCATAATAGAATATAATGTATTCATACACTTGCTCATGATAGCCTTAGACTAAATCACATTCAAGGCTTGATCTTTTATGGTTTGTGCATGATGGTTTGTGCCCGCTTCTGTTTAGCCAGCATCTGCGTCTGTCTTTTTAGTTATTAGCTAATAAAGGTTGGCAACTGTACGCATGGACTCTGTGCGTGTGCATCTGTTGTTCGACGCAGCGCTTGGTCTTCCTGCAGCGCGAAATAAGTCTGAGCGGTTCAAAATTCAGGAAAAAAGGTCTGGTGCAGGTaggtgaaagaaaaagaaagaaaacatgTTTCAAGCAGGCTGCAACGGTTAGGTATGGTGTTTCTATGACTGAGGTGGAGGCAATTCTTCAATGATGATTCTTGACATTGCATTCCATCCAGAGTTAGCATCGTGTTGATCGCGAGGATCTCGAACGCATTTTCCAACATGAATGCCTACTGCTATCGTCCCAGCAGGAAGCCTCTCGCAGTGACCTTCAATCTGAGTCACTCTGTTGGGATTGTCTTTTGCTGGCACTCCGTATTTTATTCCTTCGATGGTTGCAGGATTTCCACATTCGTTTCCATTGAAAGTGAAGTACCAGCGGTTGCAGCATTGACCAGAACTGCAATACGTCCGAAGTGTCCCCTGATAGAGAACACGAATTGCCGTAGCATGAGACTTTTTCACAAAGTTACACGCCTACATGATAATCTGCATGAGAACACACAAAACATACAGTATTGCATGTACCTTAAGAAGACCCGCATTCAAGCCTGAATTTGAATACCACACGCAATGCTTCCAGTTGAGTTCACCAACAGGCTCAGGTAGACCCACTTCTCCTTTAGCACCGCTATCTCCTTTAATTCCTTTCTGACCCGTTTTTCCATGAATACCGTCATGTCCATTGTTTCCAGCTAAACCGATGTCTCCTTTAGCGCCTCCATCTCCTTTTATTCCTCTCTCGCCCTTGACTCCATCCACGCCATCACGTCCATCTCTTCCAGGCAAACCGTGCTGTCCTGGTATGCCTGGTATTCCTGCACCCAACAGCGAAGACTAGATGCAGAAAAGATCACGTAACCTGTCTTAGAGGTTATAAGTAAGACTTTCTACCTTGCTATTATCAGAGTCTTGTGCTCTGGTGAGAGATAGAAGCACAAAAACATAAAACGCAATCAAAAGATAGATGCTGAACTTTGTCGTCATTGATCACAAAAAAGCGATGCTGTTTGAGTCCAATTTTTACTGTTTATATAGTGTTTGACTAATCGCTCTAAATAACGGGTCTTTCTGGCtcaatcaaaaaacgcgGAGTTACTCTACCTGACCAAAGCAATTGCCTTGACGTCACTGCCGGAGATAATGGCATACACACAGATGAGATCGAAGGACCGCTAGGATCATCCAACGCCGTCAGACTGCAAATACTAGAGTATAGTGGTACAATCAGATGTCCGCGTCTACTAAATTATTTTAGCATTGCCTCATTTTGAGACGTTTCCTCAAGAATGCCAAAACACGAAGTCCCCGCATCTTTTGCCACGTGGAAAGCCTCCAGGAGCGGGAACTGGCCCACGCAGTGTCGTGCTTTGCCGAAGCGATGACGAAAATGCCGTAGAAAATAGTAGCGCCAGCGGCCACCGTGTTTACTACTGTCTATGCGATGTTCAGCCTAGATCTACTGCGTGAACAGCTTGCCTTTCGTGACGCTCATTGCTGGCTCGCGTTTGCAGCTCTGTTGTGAACGTGCTCctcgatcgacgaagtcACCGGTATCCCGGCTTTGGGCGGACCGCGTCGTCTACAGTAGATAATCATTGATTAGATTTCCTGCATGATAAATTTTCGACAGGTTGTTCACGAAATCTACAACTATCTACCCACTGCAAAGGTCAACATGAAATTGGttgctgtatatattcctaAAATTGGAGCCTGCTGTCATTTAGCAAATCAACTGGTAGGCAAAACAAAGTACAACACAGAAATCACATCAAAGCAGAGCAGGCGTCTCTAATGATTCTCTATGTCTGAGGTGGAGGCAGCTCTTCAATGACAATTCTTGACATTGCATTCCATCCACTGTAAGCATCATGATGATCCCGAGGAGATCGAATGCATTTGCCGACATAAAAGCCTACTGATATCGTCCCAGCAGGAAGCTTCTCGCAGTGACCTTCGATCTGAGTCACTCTGTGAGGATCATCGCTTGCTGGCCCTCCGTATTTTATTCCTTCAATGGTTGCAGGACTTCCACATTCGTTTCCATTGAAAGTGAAGTACCAGCGGTTGCAGCAAGAACCAGATTTGCATAACGTTCGAAGTGTTCCCTGATATAGAACACGGATTGCCGTAGCAGGAGACTTTTTTACGAAGCGACACTCCTACATGATACATAATCCATCTATCCAATGCCATAATATAATATAATAGATTCATACCTTGATAAGACCGACATCCGAACTTGACTCACCGAACCAGACGCAGTGCTTCCAGTTAAGCTCGTTGCCAGGTCCAGGTAATCCCACTTCTCCCTTTGCACCGCTATCTCCcttctcgcctttttcgccCGGCTTTCCATTGATCCCGTCAATACCATCACGCCCATCCCTTCCAGGTAATCCGTGCTGACCCGGTATGCCCGGTATTCCCGTACCACTACTGCTGCACTGACACTGCTGACACTGAGACTCCTTATAGGACAAGACGAGTAAAGGAAAAGGTCAGTTCTTCATACTTGATAGCGCACCTTTTCATCGTCTGACTTCACCATAGCACTGATGAGGGCTGAAAGAAGGAGAACAGATAAAGCAATCATGAGACTGCCACGTGAAATCATGCTTCAGCCTCTTCACCAATGCCTGAGGCTGTTACTGCGGCTAGGTCTGAACTCAGGCCTTTTATATACCTTCCCCACACCTACTGAAAACATTGCTTTCCGGCTTAGATGAATATCAATGTGCGCCTAAGACACGGTTTTCCTGCATCTTTCCGGTTTTCCTTCATTCCAACTTGATGCATTTACCGGTTTTGCCGCGTCAACAATAGCTTCCATTCGCCAAAACATAGATGGTCAAAAGGTCGgtatataattaattgaaatcAGTTAATTGAATAAACAATCGCCAAGCTGCTGCAGAAAGAAGTTGAAAGGCAGTCACGTCTGGTATCTACGATTAgcataaaaaatcaatagtagtagtagtagtgaagaagacgacgacgacaaagatcTCGGATTCATCAGTGACGATTCATGTGACTGGGAGCGCCCAAACAGGGAAGTAGACGTCCGAGGTTCACAGGCATCAAATTCTTCTCGAGAATCCAAACTAGGCAGGGCGTTGCGTTGACGGGGTACATCGGTTGATGCAATCCAGCGTGATCCAGAGCATAGAAGGCGGAAGCTAGATAAATGAAACTAACTTTCATGCTATAAAAGGTAATAAAACTGCTACTGAGGAAAAGATATGTTTGATGGGTCAACCTGAGCCTGGGATGTGTTTGCATTTATGACAAGTCCGCAGTCATCCTGATGAGAACTCTCTTCCAGTCCTTCGTCTGAACCGGCAGAAAGGAAATCTGGGGTAAAGCTAGAAACCGAAGTGAAACTGCCCTCGGTCGAACAGCGGAAAAACCTTCGAGACCGATTGGTAGGACAGCAGGAGAGATTTAAACTCGTCTTTGATCCTCGCGACAGGCTACGAAACAGAACCGGCGTCacggaaaaagacgaagaggatgaAGACCTTGATCTCATCAGCGACGATTCGTACGATTGAGAACGCTGAAATGCGCCGGCAACAGGTACGGGAGTGGACGTTTGATGTTGAGTAGAATCAAATCGATTGGTGGACAAAGGCCAATCTCGAGAATCCAAACTAGGTAGGGAGTCGATAGGAGAATCGACGTAGGCAGGTCGATGCAATGCTTCAGCGTGACCCAAAGTATTGAAGGCTAAGTCACGGAGTCCCGGTGAGCAATACAGCGTTAGGCGTTCGATCTCCGCGGCGAGGCTATCTGCCGTCATCGAAGaaggcgccgccgccgccgccgccgctgcacCCGGATGGCGTCGTAGATCAGacagtaagaaaagaaagcaagcATTCTCTTTGGCCATATCACCAGGCAATTTTTCTACGCCTTCTTCCGGCAAGCTTTTGAAGTACTTTTCCGCCTCTTCGAGCAAAGCCAAACCCTCGGTTGAACGTCCTTCTTCAAGCAGGTCTCGGCCGTCAAACGTCAACAGCTTAGCAATGCTCTGCTTTGCAAGAATCCACAAGGGAATTGTCGTAAACGACGTCTCGCCCTCCAAAAGAATGATCGCATTCTCGAGTTCCTTTTGTGCTAGAGAATTCTGCTCAGAAGACGATCCCAGTCGACAGATGCCCACTTGATACCATTTGGCGGCTACCGTCAAATGATCGCATTGCAGATCCATAGACATTTTCAACGCCAGCCGATGACACTTTAACGCCTTGTCGTACATCGTCTGGCAGAAATAGCAGTGACCCAGACGCGAAAGAAGCGCGCACGTGTTCGGATGATACTTGTTGCACTCTTTCCCAAAAAATTTGCAGCACCAGGCAAGAGCATCGGATAGATACGCACAGGCAGTTTTATAATCTTCCACGTCGCTGTAAGCGTCGGCAA
Proteins encoded in this region:
- the LOC136184014 gene encoding uncharacterized protein, producing the protein MISRGSLIISLSVLLLSTLISAMVKSDDEKESQCQQCQCSSGAGIPGIPGHHGLPGRDGRDGIDGTNGKPGEKGEKGDGGAKGDVGLPGPGKLNNWKHCVWFAESDLDVGLIKGCSFVKQSPATAIRVLYQGTLRTRCSSGDCCNRWYFTFNGNECGNPATIEGIIYGSPAKDNPHRVTQIEGHCESLQAGAITVRFLVGKCVRHSVVQHDAYSGWNAMSRIVIEELPPPQTY
- the LOC136184011 gene encoding collagen triple helix repeat-containing protein 1-like, which encodes MTTKFSIYLLIAFYVFVLLSLTRAQDSDNSKSSLLGAGIPGIPGQHGLPGRDGRDGVDGVKGERGIKGDGGAKGDIGLAGNNGHDGIHGKTGQKGIKGDSGAKGEVGLPEPVGELNWKHCVWYSNSGLNAGLLKACNFVKKSHATAIRVLYQGTLRTYCSSGQCCNRWYFTFNGNECGNPATIEGIKYGVPAKDNPNRVTQIEGHCERLPAGTIAVGIHVGKCVRDPRDQHDANSGWNAMSRIIIEELPPPQS
- the LOC136184013 gene encoding collagen triple helix repeat-containing protein 1-like, which gives rise to MISRGSLMIALSVLLLSALISAMVKSDDEKESQCQQCQCSSSGTGIPGIPGQHGLPGRDGRDGIDGINGKPGEKGEKGDSGAKGEVGLPGPGNELNWKHCVWFGESSSDVGLIKECRFVKKSPATAIRVLYQGTLRTLCKSGSCCNRWYFTFNGNECGSPATIEGIKYGGPASDDPHRVTQIEGHCEKLPAGTISVGFYVGKCIRSPRDHHDAYSGWNAMSRIVIEELPPPQT
- the LOC136184010 gene encoding uncharacterized protein — encoded protein: MSVTKDTFVIVCSAEDTKELADELCAALEKADVRVFSSEKSILWGESVTEATSNAIKASTHGIIFVSRGSTRAGDRKNTVGSALIIKASEDENFLLLPTYVEGEISAVEMKKSSPLLANFKSLTIGSCLSRQQSLDMVMAELSRFIPSLKKSTGPFTSASVGSLPGEPACLVGRDVELRSVLASVSSEFHLCCISGPPAAGKSAIAITAAHHVLKRSPPWEVIYVDISHSSNKEEIIQHLQDSLDLRYGHLHSVNARTPEKSLLMRVQKINNLCIVIDNADMALKSNNGRPFIELLTSITKAGKRELTLIVTSCYRLGRRLKGRGRVQEVDVKPLTVEPACKVLKFFFCDRFSDSEAEMLAQDVCQGLPGFLLQIPLGAGQSTKERFDTLLERPFDCFEKSCCDAAICHFEKLFKSLSDDKLAYLPSLALFDGSFSKADGAYVVGMKDDKQKFGTEVIDYLDNYSLIVQDADRRDHFYLLRIFREFLREKKLPNEKFLSDATERYCKRWLKKLFPILEKEYDHDPCKALKTLHGMIKDIRRVLSLVELASAHDEVYKLYIRLALDHKSMLRVCFTPTERRAFFSSCIFAAAKRRNELDKGKLSLRFAESCLDGNDLEGADTSTPAWPGGEQALRGSNRRWYFQSEIMKARLQVEKNESQAAIKRLLNLLELGGDSTPLKETREYVDVFRVLADAYVSIGEYELAVARLSEALAFCNVRFGRKCGGSYPDTCSLLSRLGHCFFCQERYDDALNHHVSALKMASALQCDHLSFATFWYLVGISRLGASARVGRLSATARNELEEVVYLLEDEPSCETIPLQIFATVTVAKHLVYEGRELLKEGRRNEGLATLEKADKFFSLAEESEELLPSEAAEENRRFRVYVHAVRNRADLIVSSDDIDVLTLYSSQGVCGWTSDSTNPYKSVDSHCTGSPMNSLPLSLGTPRVNYDTSLTNSLLGDSFLDDILPSSSDLPGGQTSAPLPTLHKRYSSLMSSRSSSSIFSVSVRPVNLCNWLKGLYSATRMGIGACCLPRSSRKLSRCSASRISSSDLLFSSFNEDALSAGSDDGSAEHDHLNQREREESARVVEAKRSLSGLLPVNAFSVGDPNDQKN